The following are encoded in a window of Gossypium arboreum mitochondrion, complete genome genomic DNA:
- the ccmC gene encoding cytochrome c biogenesis C has translation MSVSLLQPFFLMSKTRSYAKILIGSRLFLTAMAIYLSLRVAPLDLQQGGNSRIPYVHVPAARMSILVYIATAINTFLFLLTKHPLFLRSSGTSIEIGAFFTLFTLVTGGFRGRPMWGTFWVWDARLTSVFISFLIYLGALRFQKLPVEPASISICVGPIDIPIIKSSVNWWNTSHQPGSISRSGTSIHVPMPIPILSNFANFPFSTCILFVLETRLPIPSFLESPLTEEIEAREGIPKPSSLAESFCIHG, from the coding sequence ATGTCCGTTTCGTTATTACAACCTTTTTTTTTGATGTCAAAGACCAGAAGCTACGCGAAAATTCTCATTGGATCTCGGTTGTTCTTAACAGCGATGGCTATTTATTTAAGTCTTCGGGTAGCACCACTAGATCTTCAACAAGGTGGAAATTCTCGTATTCCGTATGTACATGTTCCTGCGGCTCGGATGAGTATTCTTGTTTATATCGCTACGGCTATAAACACTTTCTTGTTCTTATTAACAAAGCATCCTCTTTTTCTTCGCTCTTCCGGAACCAGTATAGAAATTGGTGCTTTTTTTACGTTGTTTACCTTAGTTACTGGGGGGTTTCGGGGAAGACCTATGTGGGGCACCTTTTGGGTGTGGGATGCTCGTTTAACCTCAGTATTCATCTCGTTCCTTATTTACCTGGGTGCACTGCGTTTTCAAAAGCTTCCTGTCGAACCGGCTTCTATTTCAATCTGTGTTGGACCGATCGATATACCAATAATCAAGTCTTCAGTCAACTGGTGGAATACATCGCATCAACCTGGGAGCATTAGCCGATCTGGTACATCAATACATGTTCCTATGCCCATTCCAATCTTGTCTAACTTTGCAAACTTCCCCTTCTCAACTTGTATCTTGTTTGTTCTGGAAACACGTCTTCCTATTCCATCTTTTCTCGAATCCCCTTTAACGGAAGAAATAGAAGCTCGAGAAGGAATACCAAAACCTAGTTCACTCGCTGAGTCTTTTTGCATCCATGGCTGA